A window of the Schlesneria paludicola DSM 18645 genome harbors these coding sequences:
- a CDS encoding DUF1559 domain-containing protein: MKTSLFHPRRKPQFQSEGLMSAERGSSRGMKSSLGFTLIELLVVIAIIAVLISLLLPAVQQAREAARRTQCKNNLKQLGLALHNYVDVQGKFPQVATYGYLNGATYLPYHHTWVASILPYLDQGNLYNTIDFNQPVWGQNYKGTVLPAFLCPSDAPSFTAPGQTWGVSITNYAAAHGFDWWSRGSRDHDGDATAHPYWSGGVFTPLVNQGIKDITDGTSNTVLLGEVTSNSYKNGPSQTNGTGTPRKGAGEAVFRAAFVGATFTYAQQAGGMDLNGLAYVHPDGTPVSDWFKAAPYMLSPFFNSQSGINEEWPGASSPHTGGIQVTMSDGSVRFINANIDWVLWNSINTSHNGEVTGEF, from the coding sequence ATGAAAACATCGCTGTTTCACCCCAGAAGGAAGCCTCAGTTTCAGTCTGAGGGCCTGATGTCCGCCGAACGCGGTTCATCTCGTGGTATGAAGTCCAGCCTCGGCTTTACGCTGATCGAGCTGCTGGTGGTCATCGCCATTATCGCAGTGCTAATTTCCTTGCTCCTTCCGGCAGTCCAGCAGGCACGCGAAGCCGCGCGTCGGACGCAATGCAAGAACAACCTGAAGCAATTGGGATTGGCATTGCACAACTACGTCGATGTCCAGGGAAAATTCCCTCAGGTGGCGACCTATGGCTACCTGAACGGCGCGACTTACCTCCCCTACCATCACACCTGGGTCGCCTCAATCCTGCCTTATCTTGATCAGGGAAACCTGTATAACACGATCGACTTCAATCAGCCGGTGTGGGGACAGAACTACAAAGGGACCGTACTTCCTGCGTTCTTGTGCCCATCTGATGCCCCCTCATTCACCGCTCCCGGACAAACATGGGGTGTCTCGATCACGAACTACGCCGCGGCTCATGGATTTGACTGGTGGTCACGGGGTTCACGCGATCACGACGGTGATGCGACCGCCCATCCTTATTGGTCTGGCGGTGTCTTCACCCCATTGGTCAATCAAGGAATCAAAGACATTACGGATGGAACGTCGAATACCGTCCTTTTGGGTGAAGTGACCTCAAACAGCTACAAGAACGGCCCTAGCCAGACGAACGGAACCGGGACTCCTCGAAAGGGAGCGGGTGAAGCCGTTTTCCGAGCGGCCTTTGTCGGTGCGACATTCACTTATGCGCAGCAAGCCGGTGGTATGGATTTGAATGGGCTGGCGTATGTTCATCCTGATGGTACGCCCGTGTCAGATTGGTTCAAAGCCGCTCCTTATATGCTTTCACCGTTCTTCAATTCTCAAAGCGGGATCAATGAAGAATGGCCAGGCGCATCGAGCCCTCACACTGGCGGGATTCAAGTGACCATGTCCGACGGGTCGGTCCGTTTCATCAATGCCAACATTGACTGGGTGCTGTGGAACTCGATCAATACGAGCCACAACGGAGAAGTGACGGGGGAATTCTGA
- a CDS encoding tetratricopeptide repeat protein yields MPTKTNSTTPTAEVAQSDLRDAVPHITSLSGSSPSNRLGMATALFRDGQFDHAREELSRALDENPELAEGQLVKGLMLASCKQFARAVEPLRFSIELDPEADIPYLVLISTYDELNETELALATVKALLNRQPDHAAALGWQGKLLQKLGRNDEALAAWTKATQTSKPEAQFHFGAAQIHLTASRWSAAETELDCARALNPRDPEVLTAQGDALYALGRSDEAAAIYRDALSHSPMHAPLYHRLARWFWERHHKPAAIALLRSAVQLDPTLKEAHALVADYYQSFDRVNEGVQFAASSQVVRSTFDAGGQ; encoded by the coding sequence ATGCCGACAAAAACAAACTCCACAACACCGACCGCCGAGGTGGCGCAATCCGACTTGCGCGACGCGGTTCCGCACATCACCAGTCTATCGGGCTCGTCGCCGAGCAATCGACTAGGGATGGCGACCGCGCTCTTCCGCGATGGACAATTCGATCATGCGCGGGAAGAGTTATCGCGAGCCCTCGACGAAAATCCCGAGCTGGCGGAAGGCCAACTAGTGAAGGGACTGATGCTGGCGAGCTGCAAGCAGTTCGCGCGTGCCGTCGAACCGCTTCGGTTCTCGATTGAGTTAGATCCAGAGGCAGATATTCCGTACCTGGTGCTTATCAGCACTTACGACGAATTGAACGAGACCGAACTTGCCCTGGCCACTGTCAAGGCATTGCTGAACCGCCAGCCAGATCATGCCGCGGCCCTCGGATGGCAGGGCAAACTTTTGCAGAAGCTCGGCCGAAATGACGAGGCTCTTGCTGCCTGGACTAAAGCAACCCAAACATCAAAGCCAGAGGCACAATTTCATTTCGGTGCGGCCCAGATCCACCTTACCGCTAGCCGTTGGTCCGCGGCGGAAACAGAACTTGATTGTGCCCGTGCGCTCAATCCACGAGATCCAGAGGTTCTCACGGCACAGGGTGACGCGCTGTATGCCCTCGGCCGCAGTGACGAGGCGGCGGCGATCTATCGAGACGCGCTTTCGCATTCTCCGATGCACGCACCACTTTATCATCGTCTGGCCCGTTGGTTCTGGGAAAGGCACCACAAACCCGCTGCGATCGCGCTCCTCAGATCGGCCGTACAACTCGATCCCACTCTGAAAGAAGCCCACGCGCTCGTTGCCGACTACTATCAGTCATTCGATCGAGTGAATGAAGGAGTTCAATTCGCGGCCAGCTCACAAGTGGTTCGTTCCACATTTGATGCAGGTGGACAATGA
- a CDS encoding tetratricopeptide repeat protein, giving the protein MIDPLSFQNVCGQTAAGHLLLAKGLFESGQISAAVVEMDRAIEHSAEFGKAYFWKGVMLYLLARHDDAQACLERSIYLEPEEATGWFALALLQHERGQTTAALQSIRRSLALDPNNPRAHNMLGTIAQSQGNTDEVIAADRQVLRLSPGQSQNRLRLAHSLQSQGNESAAIAEVLTCLRMQSIDVNTRICLINLLLALGEVRTAIAECHAAALLFPKSPHPLLRLAQIHAERNEDDAAIGAANAAIQRTPKHLECEMLLGKIRLKQGNPDAAITHAQAALAIDAELFEAQELIKEAEAAAATMQSQ; this is encoded by the coding sequence ATGATTGACCCGCTCTCCTTTCAGAATGTCTGCGGACAGACGGCCGCTGGCCACCTGCTGTTGGCCAAGGGGTTGTTTGAGTCTGGCCAGATTTCGGCGGCAGTCGTCGAAATGGATCGTGCGATCGAACATTCTGCGGAATTCGGAAAAGCCTACTTCTGGAAAGGAGTCATGCTGTACCTGCTCGCGCGACACGACGATGCACAAGCCTGCCTGGAACGGTCGATTTACCTGGAGCCAGAAGAGGCAACGGGTTGGTTTGCACTCGCACTGCTCCAACATGAACGCGGTCAAACCACTGCGGCCCTGCAATCCATTCGCCGCAGCCTGGCTCTCGACCCGAACAATCCTCGCGCTCACAACATGCTCGGCACGATCGCACAGAGCCAGGGAAACACTGACGAGGTCATCGCGGCCGATCGACAAGTGCTGAGACTGTCACCGGGACAGAGCCAGAATCGCCTTCGACTCGCCCATTCTCTCCAGAGTCAGGGAAACGAATCCGCCGCAATTGCAGAAGTTCTGACTTGCCTGCGGATGCAATCAATCGATGTCAATACTCGGATCTGCCTGATCAATCTGCTGTTGGCACTTGGTGAGGTCCGCACAGCGATAGCGGAATGTCACGCCGCAGCATTGTTGTTCCCAAAGAGCCCGCATCCGTTGTTGCGACTCGCCCAAATTCATGCGGAACGCAATGAAGACGACGCGGCAATCGGCGCCGCAAATGCGGCGATCCAGCGGACCCCGAAGCACCTTGAATGTGAAATGTTGCTGGGCAAGATTCGCCTTAAGCAAGGCAACCCCGACGCGGCGATCACTCACGCCCAAGCCGCGCTGGCCATTGATGCGGAACTGTTTGAAGCGCAAGAACTCATCAAAGAGGCCGAAGCTGCGGCAGCAACGATGCAATCGCAGTGA
- a CDS encoding ABC-F family ATP-binding cassette domain-containing protein, whose protein sequence is MPASINVSELTWCAPDRPPLFSKLCLNFGPVRTGLVGRNGVGKTTLLKLISGELQPLSGRISVNGSLGVLRQTVQVPPNETVADHFGVTADWAILKRAERGDATADELADIDWTLETRMTAALGRVGLDAMPDTLLTTMSGGQRTRVGLAALIIKEPQFLLLDEPTNNLDREGREAVIDLVTIWRSGVIVVSHDRELLEVMDSIVELTSLGATRYGGNWSTYRELKSQELAAAKHDLEDAEKRVADVARTAQTTAERHARTSGVGHANAAKGGAPRILLGARKDRSEKTSGENARLAERRREQAQDDAEVARERIEILQPLTVCLPPTHLPAGKTVLKFESVTVGYFPDRPILTNLSFSIIGPERIAVVGPNGSGKTTVLALASTGLKPWQGTVEVLTAYAILDQRMCLLDPATSIRDNYLRLNPGSDENACRMALARFMFRADTALQNVATLSGGQLLRAGLACVLGGATPPPLLIVDEPTNHLDIDSIEAVEAGLQAYDGALLVVSHDEPFLNAIGITRRLELPRAPQLLT, encoded by the coding sequence ATGCCCGCTTCCATCAATGTGTCAGAGCTCACCTGGTGTGCACCGGATAGGCCGCCGCTTTTTTCGAAACTGTGTTTGAACTTCGGTCCGGTCCGAACAGGACTCGTCGGTCGCAATGGTGTCGGTAAGACCACACTTCTCAAACTGATATCCGGTGAACTGCAGCCGCTGTCTGGACGAATCTCCGTTAATGGCAGCTTGGGCGTCCTACGGCAGACAGTTCAGGTGCCCCCTAACGAAACGGTTGCCGATCATTTCGGCGTCACGGCGGATTGGGCCATTCTGAAACGCGCTGAGCGTGGCGATGCGACAGCCGACGAACTGGCTGACATCGACTGGACCCTGGAAACGCGGATGACAGCCGCATTGGGGCGAGTCGGACTTGATGCAATGCCAGACACGTTGCTGACCACGATGTCGGGTGGACAGCGCACGCGCGTCGGACTTGCAGCGCTCATCATTAAAGAGCCGCAGTTTCTTTTACTGGATGAACCGACAAACAATCTTGATCGCGAAGGGCGCGAAGCGGTGATTGATCTCGTCACCATCTGGCGGTCAGGGGTGATTGTTGTCAGCCACGATCGCGAGCTGCTTGAAGTCATGGACTCGATCGTCGAATTGACGTCACTCGGCGCGACGCGATACGGCGGAAATTGGAGTACCTACCGTGAACTCAAATCACAAGAACTCGCTGCGGCAAAACACGATCTGGAAGATGCGGAAAAGCGTGTGGCAGATGTGGCCCGCACTGCACAGACAACCGCCGAACGCCATGCACGAACCAGCGGAGTTGGTCACGCCAACGCCGCCAAAGGTGGAGCACCGCGAATCCTACTGGGTGCCAGAAAGGACCGGAGCGAGAAAACCAGTGGTGAGAACGCGCGTCTGGCCGAGCGACGTCGTGAGCAAGCACAGGATGACGCAGAGGTCGCTCGTGAACGGATTGAAATTCTCCAACCGCTAACGGTCTGCCTACCGCCAACACATTTGCCTGCTGGCAAAACGGTACTGAAATTTGAATCGGTCACGGTCGGCTATTTTCCTGATCGGCCGATCCTGACCAACTTGTCATTCAGTATTATCGGTCCAGAGCGGATTGCCGTTGTGGGGCCCAATGGATCTGGCAAGACAACCGTGCTCGCTCTCGCTTCGACCGGATTGAAACCGTGGCAGGGGACGGTCGAGGTTTTGACGGCGTATGCCATTCTGGATCAACGGATGTGTCTTCTCGATCCTGCGACGTCGATTCGTGACAACTATCTTCGGCTTAACCCTGGGTCTGATGAGAATGCCTGCCGAATGGCGCTGGCACGATTCATGTTCCGCGCCGATACGGCACTTCAGAATGTGGCGACGCTCAGCGGGGGCCAGTTGCTGCGTGCGGGTCTGGCATGTGTCTTGGGCGGAGCGACACCTCCACCGCTCTTGATTGTTGATGAACCCACGAATCATCTCGACATTGACTCGATCGAAGCCGTTGAAGCCGGGCTGCAGGCCTATGATGGCGCTCTTTTGGTTGTGAGCCACGACGAGCCGTTTTTGAACGCCATCGGAATCACTCGACGACTCGAACTTCCACGCGCCCCGCAACTGCTGACTTGA
- a CDS encoding DUF5724 domain-containing protein → MLTAEVVAKRLEPYLVSSSDNGQPEPRVFAAIRQLPKELRAIGFGFFDRNADGTSFLTTDWQVNQKRSLQTLKLLDELTQARFRKLLTALLGPLADIAEETWELLKRSPYQEGYQRRAFRAPNQTSSTFEVRKNWLQSFSNSVCRIRPDVLTPQWLAIWGSYLEDHFSHRYLAQFLAAAINRGDAQGNEVFEILCQSARNEHEIAGMSRMAARALLMSDRADGWDLMQRMLLAAQRQEGLRQVILETVDEAHPQAFRRMLQTIHDEKLARFSAVARAVDVWCGLNYESDQLKTINTAIHRVIEFMDQPTARSKALKSDDAEEVYFALWTVAYEDAHAAISAAERIRSHKSSTVRFVAAQLLFQLALPEVASVLRPMLADDDLQVSLVALDGCQYVQADDATVELEAHASRRFELIEQLFHRMPEKPVMLPPIVWPWTGRAATREHVAGVLVRLLGTLPPTRLLPYLSAVHRYHRVAVVRMLAEQKKWDKLTRETLLELTGNASPDVREAAIDALNRAELTEPEILRIEGLLSRKASDLRIGALKLLLNQSDEAVLATAGRLLESKDALTRLGGLELIRLMLDANRERQACLKCAEAYASWNSKKTKEEQSQLDAILTTPAERLTLDDAFGLMNPKELSPVPRPSVRPVQFFTDATLEILKSLDQLVHAHRETPIRYKRWDRVEAEEVLGATYGLPQPNLSEPIDTQREALPLVEVWETWYRDRPSSMKDQDGLELLRAIRFVDSIGGYWWDDVVKWAAKQPDRREWIKNISSGKSPVRLKYDGIVQSVLGWLYYLHRPEGVEEYLLDSAETYLALVPQSCHDDLVILAEAGESPSPYERDRVRIDWRDQYGTEEWYSALSNRLLYVRETPAQFQRRWNLACFYSQPIPGAEKQRPGLEMSIHAYAAGLATLTDLTDLLLGPRISSGQAIHFGELAEITSRQQRRELRELLAAHPEIQALADRCRERVLQIELARGETPTPATSAALSMSYFGVETLGRILQLIGTNGFKVTNRYSADARLARLPALTEMVRSTYPLERDTQGDFNRVIADCLKAGLREQTILELMFLAPQWTKFVEGYFQWSGLSEGLYWFLAHMKYINADAESAATASGYEAEQAQEGQDDRQTRSAWQRLIAERTPLSDEERANGAIDVDWFHRVYVKLTPKRWDLLALAARFAANPAQAKRASYLGEVLLGKANRKELFAQVTQKKLKESVRLIGLYPLATGAKQAADLTQRYKMLVEYRRYAKGLSSLTKPAAMQALEIGFRNLASTAGFVDPLRLEWAMEADAVKDLARGPVSVSKEGVTVTLALDEFARPVVTTVKNEKPLKAIPPAIKKEKRIVELLERVTDLRRQASRMKESLEAAMCRGDEFEPEELVQLCDHALLKVLLSRLILVAGVQAGYPDKSGNALRDFAGKSSAIKKRSKLRIAHPHDLLERGDWSKWQHDCFQSARVQPFKQVFRELYVVTKQERKDGTRSFRYAEQQVNPQQANALWNARNWHTQDDVFKAFPAEGITTSVAFRYGAGTPLDVEGLTLDFISFYRRDDVKPLKLADVPPRLFSEVMRDLDLVVSVAHRGGVDPEATASTVEMREALVQETCLLLGLKNVKIKQPRVLIKGQLAEYAVHLGSGNVHRMPGGSLCLIPVQAQHRGRLFLPFADDDPRTAEIVSKVLLLAKDQEIQDPSILEQLRR, encoded by the coding sequence ATGCTGACCGCGGAAGTCGTAGCCAAACGTTTAGAGCCATATTTGGTTTCCTCGTCTGACAATGGTCAGCCTGAACCGCGTGTGTTTGCCGCAATTCGGCAACTTCCCAAAGAATTGCGTGCAATTGGGTTCGGATTTTTCGACAGGAATGCAGACGGTACAAGCTTTCTCACCACCGACTGGCAAGTGAATCAGAAACGGTCTTTGCAGACGCTCAAGCTGTTGGACGAGCTGACCCAGGCCCGCTTTCGCAAGCTGCTCACGGCGCTGCTCGGACCGCTGGCTGATATCGCGGAAGAGACCTGGGAACTATTGAAACGGTCACCCTACCAGGAGGGTTATCAGCGACGTGCGTTTCGGGCGCCAAATCAGACGTCGTCGACGTTCGAAGTCCGGAAGAATTGGCTGCAGAGCTTCAGTAACAGTGTCTGTCGAATCCGTCCTGATGTGCTGACGCCCCAATGGTTGGCGATCTGGGGAAGCTATCTCGAGGACCACTTTTCGCATCGCTATCTGGCGCAGTTTCTGGCCGCGGCCATCAACCGCGGAGATGCTCAGGGGAATGAGGTCTTCGAGATTCTTTGTCAATCCGCGCGAAACGAACACGAAATCGCGGGGATGAGTCGCATGGCAGCGCGAGCGCTGCTGATGTCGGACCGAGCCGATGGCTGGGATTTGATGCAACGGATGCTGCTGGCGGCCCAAAGGCAGGAAGGGCTTCGGCAGGTCATTTTGGAAACCGTCGACGAAGCTCATCCCCAGGCATTCCGGCGGATGCTGCAAACGATCCATGACGAGAAGCTGGCGCGTTTCAGTGCCGTGGCACGCGCAGTCGATGTCTGGTGCGGACTAAACTATGAATCTGATCAACTGAAAACCATCAACACCGCGATTCATCGTGTCATCGAGTTTATGGATCAACCGACCGCGAGGTCGAAAGCCCTGAAGTCCGACGATGCCGAGGAGGTCTATTTCGCGCTCTGGACAGTCGCGTACGAAGACGCCCATGCTGCGATCTCTGCAGCAGAACGAATTCGAAGTCACAAGTCATCCACAGTGCGCTTTGTGGCGGCCCAGCTTCTATTTCAACTGGCGCTCCCCGAAGTGGCATCTGTTCTACGACCGATGTTGGCCGATGACGATTTGCAAGTGTCATTGGTCGCGCTCGACGGTTGTCAGTATGTTCAAGCGGACGATGCCACAGTCGAACTCGAAGCTCATGCCTCTAGGCGATTCGAGCTGATTGAGCAATTGTTTCACCGGATGCCCGAAAAGCCCGTCATGCTGCCTCCCATTGTCTGGCCTTGGACAGGGCGTGCGGCCACACGAGAGCATGTTGCGGGCGTGTTGGTCAGACTTCTGGGAACTCTTCCCCCGACTCGTTTACTTCCCTATCTCTCGGCCGTTCACCGTTATCATCGGGTTGCCGTTGTTCGCATGTTGGCGGAGCAGAAAAAGTGGGACAAGTTGACACGCGAAACGTTGCTGGAACTGACTGGCAACGCATCGCCCGATGTTCGTGAAGCGGCCATCGACGCCCTCAATCGTGCGGAGTTGACTGAACCAGAGATATTGAGAATCGAGGGCTTGCTCTCTCGCAAGGCTAGCGATCTACGGATCGGCGCACTGAAGTTGCTCTTAAATCAGTCCGACGAGGCGGTATTGGCTACTGCGGGGCGGTTGCTGGAGTCAAAGGACGCCCTCACCCGATTGGGAGGACTCGAACTGATTCGACTGATGCTCGACGCAAACCGCGAACGACAGGCCTGTTTGAAGTGCGCCGAGGCCTATGCTTCGTGGAACTCTAAAAAAACAAAAGAGGAACAGTCGCAACTCGATGCGATCCTGACGACTCCCGCCGAGCGACTGACGCTTGACGACGCCTTCGGGTTGATGAATCCGAAGGAGCTGTCGCCGGTGCCTCGTCCCAGCGTCAGGCCGGTTCAGTTCTTCACTGATGCCACGTTGGAAATCCTTAAATCATTAGATCAATTGGTACACGCGCATCGCGAGACTCCCATTCGATACAAACGCTGGGATCGAGTCGAGGCTGAAGAGGTTCTGGGCGCGACTTATGGTCTGCCGCAGCCGAACTTGTCAGAGCCCATCGATACGCAGCGTGAGGCTCTACCGCTTGTCGAAGTCTGGGAGACGTGGTATCGCGACCGACCTTCGTCGATGAAGGACCAGGATGGGCTGGAACTCTTGCGTGCGATTCGCTTCGTCGATTCGATTGGCGGCTACTGGTGGGACGACGTGGTCAAATGGGCCGCGAAACAGCCTGATCGCCGAGAATGGATTAAGAACATCTCATCCGGCAAATCGCCCGTTCGATTGAAGTATGACGGAATTGTTCAAAGCGTGTTAGGTTGGCTCTACTACTTGCATCGCCCTGAAGGAGTCGAAGAGTATCTGCTGGATTCCGCGGAAACCTATCTCGCGCTCGTTCCACAATCGTGTCATGACGACTTGGTCATCCTCGCCGAGGCAGGCGAATCGCCTTCTCCGTACGAGCGCGATCGCGTGCGGATTGATTGGAGAGATCAATACGGGACGGAAGAGTGGTATTCTGCTCTGTCGAATCGGCTTCTTTACGTGCGTGAAACTCCCGCCCAATTTCAGCGACGTTGGAATTTGGCATGCTTCTACAGCCAACCAATTCCTGGAGCGGAAAAGCAGCGACCGGGGCTCGAGATGTCAATTCACGCTTATGCGGCCGGATTGGCGACGCTCACCGATCTGACAGACTTGTTGTTGGGGCCGAGGATTTCAAGTGGGCAAGCGATCCATTTTGGCGAACTGGCCGAGATCACCTCTCGGCAACAGCGTCGCGAATTGCGTGAGCTCTTGGCGGCACATCCAGAAATCCAGGCATTGGCAGACCGCTGCCGTGAGCGAGTCTTGCAGATTGAACTGGCACGCGGGGAAACACCAACCCCAGCGACCTCAGCCGCGTTGTCGATGAGTTATTTCGGTGTGGAGACACTTGGGCGAATCCTGCAACTGATTGGCACCAATGGATTCAAGGTGACGAATCGCTATTCGGCGGACGCACGATTGGCGCGACTTCCCGCGTTGACGGAGATGGTTCGTTCCACCTATCCACTCGAACGCGATACGCAGGGGGATTTCAATCGCGTCATCGCGGACTGTCTCAAAGCAGGGCTTCGCGAACAAACGATTCTTGAATTGATGTTCCTTGCCCCGCAATGGACCAAGTTCGTCGAGGGTTATTTCCAATGGTCGGGGCTCAGCGAAGGGCTGTACTGGTTCCTGGCGCACATGAAATACATCAATGCGGATGCGGAATCGGCGGCGACGGCCAGCGGGTACGAGGCCGAGCAGGCGCAAGAGGGGCAAGACGATCGCCAGACTCGATCCGCTTGGCAACGGTTGATCGCAGAGCGAACACCGTTGTCTGACGAGGAACGGGCCAATGGTGCCATCGATGTGGACTGGTTCCATCGGGTCTATGTGAAGTTGACACCCAAACGCTGGGACTTGCTGGCACTCGCCGCACGGTTCGCGGCAAATCCTGCCCAGGCGAAGCGAGCCAGTTATCTGGGGGAGGTCCTTCTGGGAAAGGCGAACCGAAAGGAATTGTTCGCCCAAGTCACACAGAAGAAGCTGAAAGAGTCGGTTCGATTGATCGGGCTTTATCCGCTCGCCACGGGGGCCAAGCAAGCCGCCGACCTGACTCAGCGATACAAGATGCTGGTCGAGTATCGACGGTATGCAAAGGGATTGAGCAGTCTCACAAAACCGGCGGCCATGCAGGCTCTGGAAATCGGCTTTCGAAATCTCGCCAGCACTGCAGGGTTTGTTGATCCGCTGCGTCTGGAATGGGCCATGGAAGCCGATGCGGTGAAGGACCTTGCACGGGGACCGGTTTCGGTCAGTAAAGAGGGAGTCACTGTGACGCTCGCGTTAGACGAGTTCGCGCGTCCAGTCGTCACGACAGTCAAGAACGAGAAGCCACTGAAGGCGATTCCACCGGCAATCAAGAAAGAGAAACGGATCGTTGAGCTGTTGGAACGAGTGACTGACCTTCGGCGGCAGGCGTCTCGAATGAAGGAATCTCTCGAAGCGGCGATGTGTCGCGGCGACGAGTTCGAACCAGAAGAACTTGTCCAACTGTGCGATCATGCGTTGCTGAAAGTCTTGCTGTCGAGATTGATCCTGGTTGCCGGGGTTCAGGCCGGCTATCCGGACAAAAGTGGCAATGCGCTGCGCGACTTTGCAGGAAAGTCGTCGGCAATCAAGAAACGGAGCAAACTGAGGATCGCTCATCCACATGACCTGCTGGAACGCGGAGACTGGTCGAAGTGGCAGCACGACTGTTTTCAGTCCGCACGCGTTCAACCGTTCAAACAAGTCTTTCGCGAACTGTACGTGGTCACGAAGCAGGAACGCAAAGATGGAACGCGTTCGTTCCGTTATGCAGAGCAGCAAGTAAACCCGCAACAGGCGAATGCGCTCTGGAACGCGCGGAACTGGCACACTCAGGACGATGTCTTTAAGGCGTTTCCAGCAGAAGGCATCACCACGTCCGTCGCATTTCGGTATGGGGCAGGGACGCCACTGGATGTTGAGGGACTGACACTCGATTTCATTTCGTTTTACCGCCGCGACGACGTCAAGCCGCTCAAGTTGGCCGATGTGCCACCGCGACTCTTCAGCGAGGTGATGCGCGATCTGGATCTTGTCGTCAGCGTGGCGCATCGCGGCGGCGTCGATCCAGAAGCGACGGCATCGACGGTCGAAATGCGCGAAGCCCTTGTACAAGAAACCTGCCTGCTACTTGGTCTCAAGAATGTGAAGATCAAGCAACCGCGCGTGCTGATCAAGGGACAACTTGCCGAGTACGCGGTCCACCTGGGCAGCGGCAACGTACATCGCATGCCCGGTGGATCGCTGTGTCTCATCCCTGTACAGGCTCAGCATCGCGGACGTCTGTTTCTACCGTTTGCCGACGATGACCCTCGCACGGCCGAAATCGTTTCCAAAGTCCTTCTCTTGGCTAAGGACCAAGAAATTCAAGATCCCTCGATCCTGGAACAACTGCGTCGCTGA
- a CDS encoding dual specificity protein phosphatase family protein: MREIIPNLLWLGNARDMRDVSKVLELEIIAVVDLALEEAMVKYPREIVYCRFPLLDGEGNSHSILQVAIQTIVLLIKIKVPTLVACGAGMSRSPAIVATAIALVHAVPAEHSLNMISEHGPLDVAPALWNEVQQCVNEAWHTNTQ, translated from the coding sequence ATGCGAGAAATCATTCCGAATCTCCTCTGGCTCGGAAATGCTCGAGATATGCGTGATGTGTCGAAGGTCCTCGAACTGGAGATTATCGCTGTCGTCGATCTCGCTTTGGAAGAGGCGATGGTCAAGTATCCCCGAGAAATTGTCTATTGCCGTTTCCCGCTGTTGGATGGTGAAGGGAATTCGCATTCGATCCTACAGGTCGCAATCCAGACGATCGTGCTATTGATCAAGATCAAGGTCCCTACGCTTGTGGCCTGCGGAGCAGGCATGAGTCGATCACCGGCGATTGTCGCAACCGCGATCGCTCTAGTTCACGCAGTCCCCGCTGAGCACAGTCTTAATATGATCAGCGAGCATGGTCCACTGGATGTTGCTCCGGCACTATGGAATGAAGTGCAACAGTGCGTCAACGAAGCTTGGCACACGAATACGCAATAA